The [Pantoea] beijingensis genomic sequence GTCCGATCACCTCCAGCGCGATCAAAGCTTCGCGAACCGATGCCCGACTTACCTGCAGTTGGCTGGCCAGTTCACGTTCAGCCGGTAAGCGGCTGCCTGGTGGAAATTCCTTATTATCGATTAACGTTTTAAGCTGATCGGCTATTTGCCTGTAAATCCTTGGATTTTCTAATTTCTTTATCGGCATATTTCACCTGCGGCATTTTATTAATTAAGCGATTCAGCTGGCATTTATGCGACAAAAATCTTGCTGATTTGCATGAGTCATGTAATGAATTAGTTAAATACAAAAAAGCATTCAATAGGGTATTCATCAAGCATCTTAGCAAAAAGAATCTGGCGTAAAGCGCTTTTTTTTCGCCACTAATGGACTGACCATTAGACCGTAATACTCTCAAATCACTCCAGGAGCAAGCATGAACCTGACAGGTAAAAAAGTATTGATCACCGCCGCCGGACAAGGGATCGGTTTTAATACCGCAACCCTTTTTGCCAGCCATGGTGCTGAGGTCATCGCTACCGATATCAATATTGACGCGCTCAGCGGTATTCAGGGTATTGAGGCTCGCGTGCTGGATGTTACCAATGCACAAGCTATCGAGGCGACCGCGAAAACCATCGGCCCAATCGATGTCCTCTTCAACTGTGCAGGCGTGGTACACAGCGGCGATATCCTTACCTGTAGCGAACGTGAATGGCAGTTTGCGCTCGATCTCAACGTTACCGCGATGTTCCATACTATTCGTGCTTTTTTACCCGCGATGCTGGAACGTAATCGTGGCTCAATCATCAATATGTCTTCGGTAGCGTCAAGCATTAAAGGTGTACCAAACCGCTTTGCTTACAGCGCCTCAAAAGCAGCCGTTATTGGCCTGACCCGCTCGGTCGCCGCCGATTACGTTACCCAAGGTATCCGCTGTAACGCGATTTGTCCCGGTACGGTGGAATCCCCTTCCCTACGCCAGCGTATTGCCGTCCAGGCGGCGACTGAGGGCCGTAGTGAAGAGGAGGTTTACAACGCTTTTGTCTCACGTCAGCCCATTGGCCGCATCGGAAAAACGGAAGAAATCGCGCAACTGGCGCTTTACCTCGCCTCAGATGCAAGCTCCTTTACTACCGGCACAATCAATATTATTGATGGCGGCTGGAGCAACTAACGCCCACCTTATCCGCTTTATATCAACACAAGGATTTTCAGATGAAATTGTTACGTTACGGACCCGCAGGTAAAGAACGCCCGGCCTTACTGGACGAGAATGGCACGCTGCGCGATCTCTCCGCACACATCAACGATATCAGCGGTGAGTTTTTAAATCCTGCAGCGCTGGATAGCCTGCGCCAGTTGGATCCAAACAGTTTACCGATCGTTGAGGGGCAACCGCGTATCGGTGCCTGCGTTGGGCAGATCGGAAAATTTATCTGCATTGGTCTGAACTACGCCGATCATGCTGCGGAAACTGGCGCTGAGATCCCCAAAGAACCGATTATTTTCAATAAATGGACCAGCGCCATCGTTGGACCCAATGACGATGTAGAAATCCCCCGCGATTCGGTAAAAACCGACTGGGAAGTAGAACTTGGCATCGTCATCGGCACGGGCGGGCGTTATATCAGCGAAGCTGATGCCATGTCACACGTGGCGGGTTATTGCGTAATTAACGATGTGTCAGAACGCGAATTTCAGACAGAACGCGGAGGCACCTGGGATAAGGGAAAAGGCTGTGACACCTTTGGACCTACCGGGCCATGGCTGGTGACCGCGGATGAAATTCCTAATCCACATCAGTTGAATATGTGGCTCGAGGTCGATGGTAAACGCTACCAGAACGGCAGTACCAGCACCATGATATTCAAAGTTCCGGAACTCGTCAGCTACCTGAGCCGCTTTATGAGTCTGCAAGCGGGTGACGTTATTTCTACCGGTACGCCCCCTGGCGTGGGGATGGGCCAAAAGCCCCCGGTATATCTACGTGCCGGACAGGTAATGCGTCTGGGTATCGAGGGGTTAGGCGAGCAGTGCCAAAAAACCATACAGGCTTAGCCACCATTTTATCCTAAAGACAATGACCTTAAGATACTGGAGCGTGGCACATGACCACTATCACAGCATTACGTGTTGAAGACATACGCTTCCCAACGTCGTTGGCGCTTGATGGCTCAGATGCCATGAATCCCGATCCCGACTACTCAGCCGCGTATGTGATTTTAGAAACGGATAACAGTGCCCTGCGGGGTCACGGCCTGACGTTTACCATTGGTCGTGGTAACGAGGTCTGCTGTGCTGCTATCAGCGCCCTGGAACATTTAATTGTCGGGCGTCGCCTTGCTGATATTACCGCTGATATGGGCAAGTTCTGGCGTGAGTTTACTAACGATAGCCAACTACGCTGGATTGGTCCCGATAAAGGCGCTATCCACCTGGCTACCGGTGCAGTCGTTAATGCAGTATGGGATCTGTGGAGTAAAGCCGCAGGTAAACCCCTGTGGCGACTGGTTGCCGATATGTCGCCCGAGGAACTGGTGCGCTGTATTGATTTTCGCTATATCACTGACTGCATTACGCCAGAAGAAGCGCTCACGTTGCTACAACAACGGGCAGACAATAAAGCACAGCGCATTGAAAAACTGCTGGCCGAAGGCTTTCCCTGCTATACCACTTCAGCAGGCTGGCTTGGCTATCCGGATGAAAAACTACGCCGTCTCTGCCAAGAGGCCGTGGATGCTGGCTTCAATTATCTGAAACTAAAAGTAGGACGTGACCTGGAAGATGATATTCGCCGGGTACGTATTGCTCGTGAAGTTATTGGTCCCGATCGTAAGTTAATGATCGATGCCAATCAGGTGTGGGAAACCAACGATGCTATTCCCTGGGTTAAGGCACTGGCCTTTGCTAATCCGTGGTTTATCGAAGAGCCCACCAGCCCGGATGATATTGAAGGACATCGCCGCATTCGTCAGGCCGTTGCACCTGTAAAGGTCGCAACCGGTGAAATGTGCCAGAACCGCATTATGTTCAAGCAGTTCATCATGCGGGAAGCCATTGATGTGGTACAAATTGATGCCTGCCGGATGGGGGGGGTTAATGAGGTTCTGGCCGTCATGTTGATGGCGGCGAAATAT encodes the following:
- a CDS encoding SDR family oxidoreductase, with the protein product MNLTGKKVLITAAGQGIGFNTATLFASHGAEVIATDINIDALSGIQGIEARVLDVTNAQAIEATAKTIGPIDVLFNCAGVVHSGDILTCSEREWQFALDLNVTAMFHTIRAFLPAMLERNRGSIINMSSVASSIKGVPNRFAYSASKAAVIGLTRSVAADYVTQGIRCNAICPGTVESPSLRQRIAVQAATEGRSEEEVYNAFVSRQPIGRIGKTEEIAQLALYLASDASSFTTGTINIIDGGWSN
- a CDS encoding fumarylacetoacetate hydrolase family protein, with the protein product MKLLRYGPAGKERPALLDENGTLRDLSAHINDISGEFLNPAALDSLRQLDPNSLPIVEGQPRIGACVGQIGKFICIGLNYADHAAETGAEIPKEPIIFNKWTSAIVGPNDDVEIPRDSVKTDWEVELGIVIGTGGRYISEADAMSHVAGYCVINDVSEREFQTERGGTWDKGKGCDTFGPTGPWLVTADEIPNPHQLNMWLEVDGKRYQNGSTSTMIFKVPELVSYLSRFMSLQAGDVISTGTPPGVGMGQKPPVYLRAGQVMRLGIEGLGEQCQKTIQA
- a CDS encoding L-fuconate dehydratase, which encodes MTTITALRVEDIRFPTSLALDGSDAMNPDPDYSAAYVILETDNSALRGHGLTFTIGRGNEVCCAAISALEHLIVGRRLADITADMGKFWREFTNDSQLRWIGPDKGAIHLATGAVVNAVWDLWSKAAGKPLWRLVADMSPEELVRCIDFRYITDCITPEEALTLLQQRADNKAQRIEKLLAEGFPCYTTSAGWLGYPDEKLRRLCQEAVDAGFNYLKLKVGRDLEDDIRRVRIAREVIGPDRKLMIDANQVWETNDAIPWVKALAFANPWFIEEPTSPDDIEGHRRIRQAVAPVKVATGEMCQNRIMFKQFIMREAIDVVQIDACRMGGVNEVLAVMLMAAKYQLPVCPHAGGVGLCEYVQHLSMIDYLCIAGTHEGRVIEYVDHLHEHFVEPCVINGAAYMPPQAPGFSIEMYASSIEKYRHHASPVS